Proteins encoded together in one bacterium window:
- a CDS encoding sigma-54 dependent transcriptional regulator: MAARILIAEDEINLRTILKKLFLKKGFEVETSGDGQLALTKLQSEPFDLAIVDIKMPSLSGLEVLDQLKRDKVKTSVIIMTAQDTMRNAVDAMKKGAYDYITKPFELDELEMIVAKAVDARRLAEEVQSLKQEVSGLKVDKEAKIVGQSRAVREVYKTIGKVAISDVSILITGESGTGKELIAKAIHQNSPRSKGPFLAVNCAAIPRDLLESELFGYRKGAFTGAEENRPGYFELAHQGTLFLDEVGDLPINLQAKLLRVLQEKEIQRLGSTEAKAVDVRILAATNQNLEKMVKEKKFREDLFFRLNVIPIHLPPLRERKEDVPLLCEYFLGKLAQEANIPVKILSPEAMQMLEAYRWPGNIRELENVIKRAAILSANDTLHVQDFAFFLGKGAEETQREIEEMGLEDLIASRLQSFLAKLGDVETTNLYETIIEMAERPLIRLILKQTGNNQIRAAKILGINRNTLRKKIRNLRIAVKEEL, translated from the coding sequence ATGGCAGCTCGAATCCTCATCGCCGAAGACGAAATCAACCTCCGCACCATCCTCAAGAAGCTCTTCTTGAAAAAAGGCTTCGAAGTCGAAACCTCCGGCGACGGCCAGCTGGCCCTGACCAAGCTTCAGTCCGAGCCCTTCGACCTGGCCATCGTCGACATCAAGATGCCCTCGCTCTCCGGGCTCGAGGTTCTCGACCAGCTCAAGCGCGACAAGGTCAAAACCTCGGTGATCATCATGACCGCCCAGGACACCATGCGCAACGCGGTCGACGCCATGAAGAAAGGCGCCTACGACTACATCACCAAGCCTTTCGAGCTCGATGAGCTGGAGATGATCGTGGCCAAGGCGGTCGACGCCCGGCGCTTGGCCGAGGAAGTCCAAAGCCTGAAGCAGGAGGTCAGCGGGCTCAAGGTCGACAAGGAAGCCAAGATCGTCGGCCAGTCGCGGGCGGTCCGCGAGGTCTACAAGACCATCGGCAAGGTCGCGATCAGCGACGTCTCGATCCTCATCACCGGCGAATCGGGCACCGGCAAGGAATTGATCGCCAAGGCCATCCATCAAAACAGCCCTCGCTCCAAGGGACCCTTCCTGGCGGTCAACTGCGCGGCCATCCCCCGGGACCTGCTGGAAAGCGAGCTCTTCGGCTACCGCAAGGGGGCCTTCACCGGCGCCGAGGAAAACCGTCCGGGCTATTTCGAGCTGGCCCACCAAGGCACCCTCTTCTTGGACGAGGTCGGCGACCTGCCGATCAACCTCCAGGCCAAGCTGCTCCGGGTCCTTCAGGAGAAGGAGATCCAGCGCCTCGGCTCGACCGAGGCCAAGGCGGTCGACGTCCGGATCCTGGCGGCCACCAACCAGAACCTGGAAAAGATGGTGAAGGAGAAGAAGTTCCGCGAAGACCTCTTTTTCCGGCTCAACGTCATCCCGATCCACCTGCCGCCGCTGCGGGAGCGCAAGGAGGACGTGCCCCTGCTCTGCGAGTACTTCCTGGGCAAGCTGGCCCAGGAGGCCAATATTCCCGTAAAGATCCTTTCCCCCGAAGCCATGCAAATGCTAGAGGCTTACCGCTGGCCGGGAAACATCCGGGAGCTGGAAAACGTCATCAAGCGCGCCGCCATCCTGAGCGCCAACGACACGCTGCACGTGCAGGACTTCGCCTTCTTCCTCGGCAAGGGCGCCGAGGAAACCCAGCGTGAGATCGAAGAGATGGGGCTCGAGGACTTGATCGCGAGCCGGCTCCAGTCCTTCCTGGCCAAGCTGGGCGACGTGGAAACGACCAACCTCTACGAGACCATCATCGAGATGGCCGAGAGGCCGCTGATTCGTCTGATCTTGAAGCAGACCGGCAACAATCAGATCCGCGCCGCCAAGATCCTGGGAATCAACCGGAACACCCTTCGCAAGAAGATCCGGAATCTCAGGATCGCCGTGAAGGAAGAGTTGTGA
- the queC gene encoding 7-cyano-7-deazaguanine synthase QueC, with protein MSSSFVALLSGGLDSTVAAFAAARRGPVGIAVVCDYGQRAAKAEIDAAKRISKRLKAECRVIKLPFLEQVTKTALVMNDKVIPQVKMSKLDDRTETEKSAQDVWVPNRNGLLLNIAACLAEGEGFSEVVVGFNAEEAATFPDNSANFVDRADRFFELSTLGRIQVFAPTIGLNKTEIVRLGIELDVPFGEVYSCYLGKKRHCGRCESCARSRRAYERAGLWPQLKERFEA; from the coding sequence ATGTCTTCCTCCTTCGTCGCACTCCTTTCCGGCGGTCTCGATTCGACCGTCGCCGCCTTCGCCGCCGCCCGCCGCGGCCCGGTCGGCATCGCGGTGGTTTGCGACTACGGCCAACGCGCCGCCAAGGCCGAGATCGATGCCGCCAAGCGAATTTCGAAGCGGCTCAAGGCCGAGTGCCGGGTGATCAAGCTGCCCTTCCTCGAGCAGGTCACCAAGACCGCCCTGGTGATGAACGACAAGGTCATTCCCCAGGTGAAGATGAGCAAGCTCGACGACCGGACCGAGACCGAGAAAAGCGCCCAAGACGTCTGGGTGCCCAACCGCAACGGACTTTTGCTCAACATCGCGGCCTGCCTGGCCGAGGGCGAAGGCTTCTCCGAAGTCGTGGTCGGCTTCAACGCCGAGGAGGCCGCGACCTTTCCCGACAACAGCGCCAATTTCGTCGACCGGGCCGACCGCTTCTTCGAGCTTTCGACGCTCGGCCGGATCCAAGTCTTCGCGCCGACCATCGGGCTCAACAAGACCGAGATCGTCCGCCTCGGCATCGAGCTCGACGTTCCTTTCGGCGAGGTTTACAGCTGCTATTTAGGCAAGAAGCGGCATTGCGGCCGCTGCGAATCCTGCGCCCGCTCGCGCCGGGCCTATGAGAGAGCCGGCCTTTGGCCCCAGCTCAAGGAGCGATTCGAGGCTTGA
- a CDS encoding 6-carboxytetrahydropterin synthase → MYEVVITQPFVAAHRLTLYDGSLEPLHGHNWKVEVRLEGKDLDQIEVLIDFLEVKKEVQTLLKEIDYTFLNENERFAGRNPSAEVVAHWIFQKLKSAIRHPVAKIRKVTVWETEDCAATYSESPPPL, encoded by the coding sequence ATGTACGAAGTCGTCATCACCCAGCCCTTCGTGGCCGCCCATCGTTTGACCCTTTACGACGGCAGCCTCGAACCGCTCCACGGCCATAACTGGAAGGTCGAGGTCCGCCTCGAGGGCAAGGACTTGGACCAGATCGAGGTGTTGATCGACTTCCTCGAAGTGAAGAAGGAAGTCCAAACCCTGCTCAAGGAGATCGACTACACCTTCTTGAACGAGAACGAGCGCTTCGCCGGCCGCAATCCCTCGGCCGAGGTGGTCGCGCACTGGATCTTCCAAAAGCTGAAGTCGGCCATCCGGCACCCGGTGGCCAAGATCCGCAAGGTCACGGTCTGGGAGACCGAGGACTGCGCGGCGACATACTCGGAATCTCCCCCTCCTTTGTAA
- a CDS encoding DUF366 family protein has protein sequence MQTHLHQEKLKYDGSQLSSHFAFRQFGLLGDSVVAFLGPCEVKIDAMVDLEDVRRDAPIFSREMLSFIVESFAFDLRAAAAFQRLMVAIVAERLAERKVGPIRRQGDDLFVGDRKLSVSIAAASPVSSLIHLGLNVDAAGAPVPAVGLAEFGIEGPGFAAQLLSSFQAEYEGLLRATWKVRPVR, from the coding sequence ATGCAAACCCACCTTCACCAAGAAAAGCTGAAGTACGACGGCTCCCAGCTGAGCTCGCACTTCGCTTTCCGCCAGTTCGGGCTGCTCGGCGACAGCGTGGTGGCTTTCTTGGGGCCCTGCGAGGTCAAGATCGACGCCATGGTCGACCTCGAGGACGTCCGCCGCGATGCGCCGATCTTCAGCCGGGAGATGCTGAGCTTCATCGTCGAGAGCTTTGCCTTCGACTTGAGGGCGGCCGCCGCTTTCCAGCGCTTGATGGTGGCGATCGTCGCCGAGCGCCTGGCCGAGCGGAAGGTCGGGCCGATCCGGCGCCAGGGCGACGATCTCTTCGTCGGCGACCGGAAGCTCAGCGTCTCGATCGCCGCGGCTTCGCCGGTTTCGAGCTTGATTCACTTGGGCCTCAACGTCGACGCCGCGGGCGCGCCGGTGCCGGCGGTCGGCCTGGCCGAATTCGGTATCGAGGGACCGGGCTTCGCCGCCCAACTCTTGAGCTCCTTCCAAGCCGAATACGAAGGCCTGCTTCGGGCGACCTGGAAAGTGAGGCCGGTGCGATGA
- a CDS encoding ZIP family metal transporter, translated as MNPFYERLGVYTGIIAVAIVIGGVIPLLKHWHRERLPVILSLAAGIMLGSAFFHLLPEAYELVGSQVGIWVLAGFLFLYFIEKFITVHICEAFDCEIHHLGIAAFIGLAIHTLTNGIALGSGLMVPGLGLAVFLAITAHKCPEAFTLTSVLLHSGIQRKTVLLVHLLVLTMIPLGAILAHAAIGPQNPASIGKAIAFSAGTFLHISLSDLLPEVHKHSHVKHWTFLGLLTGLALMWFLGRHVAEH; from the coding sequence GTGAACCCATTTTATGAGCGTCTCGGTGTTTACACCGGGATCATCGCCGTGGCGATCGTCATCGGCGGCGTCATCCCCTTGCTCAAGCACTGGCACCGCGAGCGCCTGCCCGTCATTTTAAGCCTGGCCGCCGGCATCATGCTGGGCTCGGCCTTTTTTCATCTCTTGCCCGAGGCCTATGAGCTGGTCGGCAGCCAAGTCGGGATCTGGGTCTTGGCCGGCTTCCTCTTTCTTTATTTCATCGAGAAGTTCATCACGGTCCATATCTGCGAGGCCTTCGACTGCGAGATCCACCATCTCGGCATCGCGGCCTTCATCGGCTTGGCGATCCATACCTTGACCAACGGCATCGCTTTGGGCAGCGGCCTGATGGTCCCAGGCCTGGGGTTGGCGGTCTTCTTGGCGATCACCGCCCACAAATGCCCCGAGGCCTTCACCTTGACCTCGGTGCTGCTCCACAGCGGGATCCAGCGCAAGACCGTCCTGTTGGTCCATCTGCTGGTGCTGACGATGATCCCGCTCGGCGCCATCCTGGCTCACGCCGCGATCGGCCCCCAGAACCCGGCCTCGATCGGCAAAGCCATCGCTTTCTCCGCCGGAACCTTCCTGCACATCTCGCTTTCCGACCTCCTGCCCGAGGTTCACAAGCACTCCCACGTCAAGCACTGGACCTTCCTCGGCCTGCTCACCGGCCTGGCCCTGATGTGGTTCTTGGGCCGACACGTAGCGGAGCACTAA
- a CDS encoding SpoIIE family protein phosphatase, whose protein sequence is MSEKDLGSLSKGSKPQQPYAGNVRRNRPKGSRRQGSAVVSVRPPQDVPKQVKEFFRLDPRTRAPYRPEECLFLSQVLLHEMDEGVRLLRRLGRRQEAEAIANFSNSLHLSQRLELMRTLLNRPDLEDLEPEKVRGSHKARNNQVGASKATLGRHTAVAVTDAGIDYKPRNEDGFLMMADQKVLGLTDGMGGHVSGHIAAGIAIDFFEAGISGSMELEEAMTYANEAILARAHSDPRLAGMHPMGCTFAAIQIKHTRLKTAHVGDTKILVLRDGAIVFQTLDHTQGQELLREGLVDPSTALELNHVLNRCIGLDRMHPQRDVSLGQVELEPGDRVLLATDGITDNFFDRNFSLNELAELASSGSLTQAAERTVDECHHRMRAKKLPNGRPAKCDNLSLAMLEFRG, encoded by the coding sequence ATGTCGGAAAAAGACCTTGGCTCACTCTCGAAAGGCTCCAAGCCGCAGCAGCCCTATGCCGGAAACGTTCGGCGGAACCGCCCGAAAGGCTCCCGCCGTCAGGGCTCTGCCGTTGTCTCGGTGCGTCCGCCCCAAGACGTGCCCAAGCAAGTGAAGGAATTTTTCCGGCTCGACCCCCGAACCCGGGCGCCCTATCGGCCCGAGGAATGCCTTTTTCTCTCCCAAGTCCTGCTCCATGAGATGGATGAAGGGGTCCGCCTGCTCCGCCGGCTCGGCCGCCGGCAGGAAGCCGAGGCCATCGCCAATTTTTCCAATTCCCTTCACTTGAGCCAAAGGCTCGAGCTGATGCGCACCCTGCTCAATCGGCCCGATCTCGAGGACCTCGAGCCCGAAAAGGTCCGCGGCAGTCACAAGGCCCGCAACAACCAGGTCGGCGCCAGCAAGGCGACTCTGGGTCGACACACCGCGGTCGCGGTGACCGACGCCGGCATCGATTACAAACCGCGCAATGAGGACGGTTTCCTAATGATGGCCGATCAAAAGGTCTTGGGCTTGACCGACGGGATGGGTGGCCATGTCTCCGGCCATATCGCCGCCGGCATCGCGATCGATTTCTTCGAAGCCGGGATATCGGGGTCGATGGAGTTGGAAGAAGCCATGACCTACGCCAACGAGGCCATCTTGGCCCGAGCCCACAGCGATCCCCGATTGGCCGGCATGCACCCGATGGGCTGCACCTTCGCCGCCATCCAGATCAAGCACACCCGGCTCAAGACCGCCCATGTCGGCGACACCAAGATCCTGGTCCTGCGCGACGGCGCCATCGTCTTCCAAACGCTGGATCATACTCAGGGCCAGGAGCTGCTCCGCGAAGGCCTGGTCGATCCCAGCACGGCCTTGGAGCTGAACCACGTCCTCAACCGCTGCATCGGACTCGATCGGATGCATCCGCAACGCGACGTCTCGCTGGGCCAAGTCGAGCTCGAGCCCGGCGACCGGGTGCTGCTCGCCACCGACGGCATCACCGACAACTTCTTCGACCGCAATTTCAGCTTGAATGAATTGGCCGAGCTGGCCAGCTCCGGCAGCCTGACCCAGGCCGCCGAGCGCACCGTGGACGAATGTCACCACCGGATGCGCGCCAAGAAGCTGCCCAATGGCCGTCCCGCCAAATGCGACAACCTGTCGCTCGCGATGCTGGAGTTCCGAGGTTAG
- a CDS encoding polyhydroxyalkanoate synthesis regulator DNA-binding domain-containing protein, with protein sequence MDKDRSGRIVKRYQNRKLYDTQNSCYVTLDEIGQMVKQGEDVKVVDNRSGEDLTTVTLTQIIFEEEKKKKSLLPLATLKNIIQSGGESIAEFFSKGVASIGNVRTEVIDKIKDEFEDGGSLVKDILHRAHKTVDELQRKVEEKIKIPFVGSNASRIPQLKTELRALRKKMATLERKLKDYQKSA encoded by the coding sequence ATGGATAAGGACCGTTCCGGCCGCATCGTCAAGCGCTACCAAAACCGCAAGCTCTACGACACCCAGAACAGCTGTTACGTCACCTTGGACGAGATCGGGCAAATGGTGAAGCAGGGCGAGGACGTCAAGGTCGTCGACAACCGCAGCGGCGAGGACCTGACCACCGTGACTTTGACGCAGATCATCTTCGAGGAAGAGAAAAAGAAGAAGAGCCTGCTGCCCTTGGCCACCTTGAAGAACATCATCCAATCGGGCGGCGAATCGATCGCCGAATTTTTCTCCAAGGGCGTCGCCTCGATCGGCAACGTCCGGACCGAGGTCATCGACAAGATCAAGGACGAGTTCGAGGACGGCGGCAGCTTGGTGAAAGACATCCTCCACCGCGCCCACAAGACCGTCGATGAGCTGCAGCGCAAGGTCGAGGAGAAGATCAAGATCCCCTTCGTCGGCAGCAATGCCTCGCGCATCCCTCAGCTCAAGACCGAGCTGCGGGCCCTCCGCAAGAAGATGGCCACCTTGGAGCGCAAGCTCAAGGACTACCAGAAATCCGCTTAA
- the tatA gene encoding twin-arginine translocase TatA/TatE family subunit, which yields MFGLGPPELLLLLLIILIVFGAGKIPQIGSGLGKGLRNFRKSVKGEDENDAPPPPGKAS from the coding sequence ATTTTCGGCCTTGGCCCACCCGAGCTCCTGTTGCTCCTCCTGATCATCCTCATCGTTTTCGGGGCCGGAAAGATCCCCCAGATCGGCAGCGGTCTCGGCAAAGGCCTGCGCAACTTCAGGAAATCGGTCAAGGGCGAGGACGAAAATGACGCTCCGCCACCCCCCGGCAAGGCGTCTTAA
- a CDS encoding radical SAM protein: MNFFVRQRVQQRLQSEEGAYRKAGAELRFGLAYPNRYFFGMSNLGFQTLYAVLNRMPDVSCERFFLPEEDLLTQFSAGSLQGYELGSAARDLDMMAFSVSYQNDYLHLIPMLHLMGLKARAADREENDPIILVGGPAATINPEPIADFCDALVLGEGEEVMEEIAEVFRRTRDKSERLQALSGLEGVYVPSLFANPYVAGAAAARATLGFGLVSGRPNGSPQAGAFIRRRVVRNTELPLAHSVVLTPETEFGDLFLIEVQRGCQWGCRFCAAGFMYRYPRYDALEGLKRRIDHGLKYRRKIGLIAGDLLGHEEIHEILGYIDAQGGGFSPSSVRLNAFTPEIIHYLQKSGNRTIAIAPEAGSERLRRGLNKTFTDEEVVEAAVRLAEGGILNIKLYIMIGLPTETDQDIEELCQLTLRTREALSAYARRSAKMPSLTLSVSPFTPKPSTPLQYSAFAGVPALKEKLHTIRKRLLKAGHIKLSGESGLDAEIETLLSRGDRRVGEFLHKALVPMGKALGVGPPAHLRKTLLSLSFDPSHFTTRCFDPAEATPWDFIDHGIKNNFLNREWTKFEAGKITHYCMPEVCRSCGVC, encoded by the coding sequence ATGAATTTTTTTGTCCGACAACGTGTCCAGCAGAGACTGCAAAGCGAAGAAGGGGCTTATCGAAAAGCCGGCGCCGAGCTGCGCTTCGGACTGGCTTATCCCAATCGTTACTTCTTCGGGATGTCCAATCTCGGCTTCCAAACTCTTTACGCCGTTCTCAATCGGATGCCCGACGTTTCCTGTGAGCGCTTCTTCCTGCCGGAAGAGGATCTTTTGACGCAATTTTCGGCCGGATCCCTGCAGGGCTACGAGCTCGGCTCGGCGGCGCGGGATCTGGACATGATGGCCTTTTCGGTTTCCTACCAGAACGACTACCTTCATTTGATTCCGATGCTTCATTTGATGGGGCTAAAAGCTCGGGCCGCCGACCGCGAAGAAAACGATCCGATCATCCTGGTCGGTGGGCCGGCGGCGACGATCAACCCCGAGCCGATCGCCGATTTCTGCGATGCCTTGGTCTTGGGCGAGGGCGAGGAGGTGATGGAGGAGATCGCCGAGGTTTTCCGCCGGACCCGGGATAAATCGGAGCGGTTGCAGGCCCTGAGCGGCTTGGAGGGCGTCTACGTTCCCAGTCTCTTCGCCAATCCCTACGTCGCCGGCGCCGCGGCGGCTCGGGCCACGCTCGGTTTCGGCTTGGTCAGCGGCCGGCCCAACGGCTCGCCCCAAGCCGGCGCCTTCATCCGACGCCGAGTGGTGCGCAACACCGAGCTTCCCTTGGCCCATAGTGTGGTGCTGACGCCCGAGACCGAGTTCGGCGACCTCTTCTTGATCGAGGTCCAGCGGGGCTGTCAGTGGGGTTGTCGCTTTTGCGCCGCCGGCTTCATGTACCGTTATCCCCGTTATGACGCGTTGGAGGGACTCAAACGACGCATCGACCATGGCCTGAAGTACCGCCGAAAAATCGGCTTGATCGCCGGCGATCTGCTGGGCCACGAGGAAATCCACGAGATCTTGGGCTACATCGACGCTCAGGGCGGCGGCTTCAGCCCCTCTTCGGTCCGGCTCAATGCCTTCACGCCCGAGATCATCCATTACCTCCAGAAAAGCGGGAACCGGACCATCGCGATCGCACCCGAGGCCGGCAGCGAGCGATTGAGAAGGGGGCTCAACAAAACTTTCACCGACGAAGAGGTCGTCGAGGCGGCGGTCCGGTTGGCCGAGGGGGGCATCCTCAATATTAAGCTCTACATCATGATCGGCCTCCCGACCGAGACTGACCAGGATATCGAGGAGCTCTGCCAATTGACCCTCCGAACCCGCGAGGCCTTGAGCGCCTACGCCCGGCGTTCGGCCAAAATGCCCTCCCTCACCTTGAGCGTCAGTCCCTTCACCCCCAAGCCTTCGACCCCATTACAGTACAGCGCCTTCGCCGGGGTCCCGGCCCTGAAGGAGAAGCTGCACACCATCCGCAAGCGCCTGCTCAAGGCCGGCCATATCAAGCTTTCGGGCGAAAGCGGCCTGGATGCCGAGATTGAAACCCTGCTGTCCCGCGGCGATCGCCGGGTCGGCGAGTTTCTCCACAAGGCCCTGGTCCCCATGGGCAAGGCGCTTGGCGTGGGCCCCCCGGCTCATTTGCGTAAGACGTTGTTATCATTGAGCTTTGACCCAAGCCATTTCACCACACGGTGCTTCGATCCGGCGGAAGCCACACCTTGGGACTTCATCGACCACGGTATCAAGAACAACTTCCTCAACCGGGAATGGACTAAGTTCGAGGCCGGCAAGATCACCCATTACTGCATGCCCGAAGTTTGCCGAAGTTGTGGCGTTTGCTAA
- a CDS encoding 7-carboxy-7-deazaguanine synthase QueE: MKDRANLIEIFSSYQGEGPYVGQPMTFLRFQDCALSCLYCDTPASFEKHPRFRVETPPRSRSFEPIENPIDGPALTRLLESFNDPFLTLTGGEPLQHADFLQGWLPKLPRRFKVLLETNGVLPAALAKVLPWIDIVSMDLKLPSVTGMRAYWKEHGEFLKLARGKEVYVKLVVSQPTDLGEWREAVALVETEAPEIPFILQPVTPFGPVREEIRPERLQELFELSSRRLKDVRVIPQVHPRLGIL; encoded by the coding sequence ATGAAGGACCGGGCCAATCTCATCGAGATTTTCTCCAGCTACCAAGGCGAGGGTCCCTATGTCGGCCAGCCGATGACCTTCTTGCGTTTCCAGGATTGCGCTCTCTCCTGCCTCTACTGCGACACTCCGGCCTCCTTCGAGAAGCACCCCCGGTTTCGAGTCGAGACTCCGCCGCGGAGCCGAAGCTTCGAGCCTATCGAGAACCCGATCGACGGCCCGGCTTTGACCCGCTTGCTCGAATCCTTCAACGATCCCTTCTTGACCCTCACCGGCGGCGAGCCCCTGCAGCACGCCGATTTTTTGCAGGGCTGGCTGCCGAAATTGCCGCGGCGGTTCAAGGTCCTGCTCGAGACCAACGGCGTCCTGCCGGCGGCCTTGGCCAAGGTCCTGCCGTGGATCGACATCGTCAGCATGGATCTGAAGCTGCCCTCGGTCACCGGCATGCGGGCCTACTGGAAAGAGCATGGCGAGTTCCTCAAATTGGCCCGGGGCAAGGAAGTTTACGTCAAGCTGGTGGTCAGCCAGCCCACCGACCTCGGAGAATGGCGCGAGGCCGTCGCCTTGGTCGAAACCGAAGCCCCGGAAATCCCTTTCATCCTCCAGCCGGTCACGCCCTTCGGGCCGGTCCGGGAGGAGATTCGGCCCGAGCGCCTTCAAGAGCTCTTCGAGCTGTCGAGCCGCCGCTTGAAGGACGTCCGGGTGATCCCCCAGGTTCACCCCCGCTTGGGAATATTGTAG
- a CDS encoding ATP-binding protein, which yields MSPPRDFLENPVVDVLFNFLHAAVLLLDSEGCISYLNPAAERLLLLSSKLAKEKKLDHLLRPGQSLDALAKEVLQSGRTVHVHELGITTGRGRGLVQVEIAPLGQLEAPIGALVWIHESTIDIAFQEENRVQDRLSMMGTLASGLAHEIRNPLGGIRAAAQMLARDVDSTEDREYAQMIISEVDRLNLLITQLLDFAKPKKIKKGSVNVNRTLSELLAIQKPQLDRFEIQLKQEFDPSLPPVIGHEPSLRQAFLNLIKNAIEAMEKGGVLRVATGYISDYRMAVGEGKTLPMAQVAISDTGVGIPEENLSSLFTPFFTTKSQGTGLGLMMTQRILKEHESQLRVLSKVGEGTTFKVLMKLAV from the coding sequence ATGAGCCCCCCACGCGATTTTCTTGAAAATCCGGTCGTTGACGTGCTGTTCAACTTTCTGCACGCGGCGGTTCTACTCCTCGATTCGGAGGGGTGCATTTCCTATCTCAACCCGGCCGCCGAACGGCTCCTCCTCCTCTCCAGCAAGCTCGCCAAGGAAAAAAAGCTCGATCATCTCTTGCGGCCCGGCCAATCGCTCGATGCCTTGGCCAAGGAAGTCCTGCAAAGCGGAAGGACGGTCCACGTCCACGAGCTCGGCATCACCACCGGCCGGGGCCGCGGCTTGGTCCAGGTGGAAATCGCTCCCTTGGGCCAGCTCGAGGCGCCGATCGGCGCCTTGGTTTGGATTCACGAATCGACGATCGACATCGCTTTCCAAGAGGAGAACCGAGTCCAAGACCGGCTCTCGATGATGGGGACCCTGGCGTCGGGCCTGGCCCACGAGATCCGCAATCCCTTGGGCGGCATCCGCGCCGCCGCCCAGATGCTGGCCCGGGACGTCGACTCGACCGAGGACCGGGAATACGCCCAGATGATCATCTCCGAGGTCGACCGGCTCAATTTGCTGATCACCCAGCTCCTCGACTTCGCCAAGCCCAAGAAGATCAAGAAGGGCTCGGTCAACGTCAACCGCACTCTCTCCGAGCTTTTGGCGATACAGAAACCCCAGCTCGACCGTTTCGAGATTCAATTGAAGCAGGAATTCGACCCCTCGCTGCCGCCGGTCATCGGGCATGAGCCCTCGCTGCGCCAGGCCTTTCTCAACCTCATCAAGAACGCGATCGAGGCGATGGAAAAAGGCGGCGTGCTCCGAGTCGCCACCGGCTACATCAGCGACTATCGGATGGCGGTCGGCGAGGGCAAGACCCTGCCGATGGCCCAAGTCGCGATCAGCGACACCGGCGTCGGAATTCCCGAGGAGAATCTCTCCTCGCTTTTCACCCCCTTCTTCACGACCAAGTCCCAGGGCACCGGCCTGGGACTGATGATGACCCAGCGGATCCTCAAGGAGCACGAGAGCCAGCTGCGGGTCTTAAGCAAGGTCGGCGAAGGGACGACCTTCAAAGTTTTGATGAAATTGGCCGTTTAG
- a CDS encoding deoxyguanosinetriphosphate triphosphohydrolase produces the protein MPLQTREELEALEARSLAPYACLSAQSSGREYPQEEHPYRTRFQRDRDRIVHSKAFRRLEYKTQVFVNHEGDHYRTRLTHSLEVAQISRSIARMLRLNEDLSEAICLAHDLGHPPFGHSGQDVMNELMKDKGGFEHNRQSLRIVTVLEDRYAQFPGLNLSYEVLEGISKHFTDYDLPDGRGFHREGHPSLEAQIANFGDEIAYNNHDLDDGLRSGMISVEQLREVKIWQQIFEKVEKELSEASFKVKVHETVRRLLNLLVTDLVEQTMAALEQQKIASLEDVRQAAKPIVGYSEDIRVKNAELKKFLFKNLYRHYRVERMADKAERILRDLFRAYTNNPKILPPWIFTRAGSADPLRAICDYVAGMTDRFALDEHQKLFDPHARV, from the coding sequence ATGCCCTTGCAGACCCGCGAAGAATTGGAAGCCCTGGAAGCGCGGAGCCTCGCGCCCTATGCCTGCCTCAGCGCCCAGTCCTCGGGCCGGGAATATCCCCAGGAAGAGCATCCCTACCGGACCCGCTTCCAACGCGACCGCGACCGCATCGTCCACAGCAAGGCCTTCCGCCGCCTCGAGTACAAGACTCAGGTCTTCGTCAACCACGAGGGCGATCATTACCGGACCCGGCTGACCCATAGCTTGGAGGTGGCTCAGATCTCGCGGAGCATCGCCCGGATGCTGCGGCTCAACGAGGATCTCTCGGAGGCGATCTGCCTGGCCCACGACTTGGGCCATCCGCCCTTCGGCCATTCCGGCCAAGACGTGATGAACGAGCTGATGAAGGACAAGGGCGGCTTCGAGCACAACCGCCAATCGCTGCGCATCGTCACGGTCCTGGAGGACCGCTATGCCCAATTCCCCGGCTTGAACTTGAGCTACGAGGTCCTGGAGGGGATCTCCAAGCATTTCACCGACTACGATCTGCCCGACGGCCGCGGCTTCCACCGCGAGGGCCACCCCAGCCTCGAGGCCCAGATCGCCAATTTCGGCGATGAGATCGCCTACAACAACCACGATCTCGACGACGGGCTGCGCAGCGGGATGATCAGCGTCGAGCAGCTTCGCGAGGTCAAGATTTGGCAGCAGATTTTCGAGAAGGTCGAGAAGGAGCTGAGCGAAGCTTCCTTCAAGGTGAAAGTCCATGAGACGGTCCGCCGCTTGCTCAATCTGCTGGTCACCGACTTGGTCGAGCAGACGATGGCGGCCCTCGAGCAGCAAAAGATCGCCTCGCTCGAGGACGTGCGCCAGGCCGCCAAGCCGATCGTCGGCTACAGCGAGGACATCCGGGTCAAGAACGCCGAGCTGAAGAAGTTCCTCTTCAAGAACCTCTACCGCCATTACCGGGTCGAGCGGATGGCCGACAAGGCCGAAAGGATCCTGCGCGATCTGTTTCGGGCCTACACCAACAATCCCAAGATCCTTCCGCCCTGGATCTTCACCCGGGCCGGCAGCGCCGATCCGCTGCGGGCGATCTGCGACTACGTCGCCGGGATGACCGACCGCTTTGCGCTGGACGAGCACCAAAAATTGTTCGATCCTCACGCCCGCGTCTAA